The genomic region CCTCTACGTGCGCGGCGGTGTCAAACTCGTGCAGGGCACGACCACCACCACCGGCGACGCGGTGTACTACGACGACAAGAAGAATGTCGCCTACGTTGTGGGCAACGCGGTGAGCGTGGACTCCAAGAGCCGGGTCACCCTGCGCGCTCCGGCGAGCGGCTACCTCGAGCAGCGCACCGACCTCGGACGCGTGTCGCAGAAAAACAGCCGCTTCACGATTCCCACCGCCCAGTTTCAGCTGAGCGGCGAGAAGTAAGGCCAGGGCCGGGGGGGACCAGCATGAACAGGGAAGCGGTCCAGATGCCGCCGGCAGAGGGCGTTCAGCGGGGGGGCCTGCGGGGGCGGAGCCTGGGCGCCCTGCTGCTGACCGGTGCCCTCCTCGGCGCGGCGCTGGCGCAGACGGGGGCGCCCGGCGCGGCTCCTTCTCCCGCGCCTCCCGCCTCCTCGGCGCAGACTCCGGCCACCGGACCGGCAGGGGGCGGGGCGCAGCCGGGCGAGTTCGGCGAGCCGCTTCCGGGTGAAGGGGGGCCGGGCGAGGGGGCGCCTGCGCCCGCTACCTCCAGCTCCCCAGCTGACGAACCGACCGTGCACGAGCGCGCCGGGCAGTGCGTCGAGGGCTCCGAGCAGTCGTGCATGTCGCTGACCCGGCAAACCGAGGACGGCGAGGAGCGGCGCATTCTGGTGATTCGCACGGGGACCACCGACGACACCGGCATCTACACCGTCTGCGGGCCCCAGGACGAGGACCCGGAAGACGCGCCCAATATCGGGGTGTTCAGCGAGAGCGGGCCAGGCGGCATCCGGATCGTGATCGACAAGAACGTGATCCAGGTGCCGCTTGCGACCGTGACCCAGCGTCCGGCAGGCGAAGGCGAGCAGGGCAGCGACGGCCGGGTCGAGGCGAGCGACGGACGCGCCCGGCTGCTCGACGCGGCGCCGGAAGGCCAGACGGACCGCCTCGCGCGCTGCGGGGTGGAGGTCACACCCAGGCCGACGCCGAGCGCGGTCAAGGTGACCCAGGGCCGCACCCGCCTGACCGGCAAATCGCTCGTGTACGACGAGGCCGACGGCAAGGCGCGCATCGACGGCCCCATCGCCTTTACCCGCGCCGATCAGGACGACCCCCTGTCGGGCGAGAGCGCCCGCATCGAGATCGATGTGGACACCGAGGCGACGGTGCTCGTCGGCAACGTGGTGCTGCGCTCGGAGG from Deinococcus reticulitermitis harbors:
- a CDS encoding LptA/OstA family protein — its product is MNREAVQMPPAEGVQRGGLRGRSLGALLLTGALLGAALAQTGAPGAAPSPAPPASSAQTPATGPAGGGAQPGEFGEPLPGEGGPGEGAPAPATSSSPADEPTVHERAGQCVEGSEQSCMSLTRQTEDGEERRILVIRTGTTDDTGIYTVCGPQDEDPEDAPNIGVFSESGPGGIRIVIDKNVIQVPLATVTQRPAGEGEQGSDGRVEASDGRARLLDAAPEGQTDRLARCGVEVTPRPTPSAVKVTQGRTRLTGKSLVYDEADGKARIDGPIAFTRADQDDPLSGESARIEIDVDTEATVLVGNVVLRSEGGRVSKAGRVEYDDEASTARLFASEDQPAESVQGGDVLRVTRGVILYDLEKNEVYADAGEGGTISGEFQDEESGEPGAPSAPVPDGNR